One genomic window of Manihot esculenta cultivar AM560-2 chromosome 16, M.esculenta_v8, whole genome shotgun sequence includes the following:
- the LOC110604266 gene encoding triose phosphate/phosphate translocator, chloroplastic isoform X2, whose product MWYFLNVIFNILNKKIYNYFPYPYFVSVIHLFVGVVYCLVSWAVGLPKRAPIDSNLLKLLIPVALCHAIGHVTSNVSFAAVAVSFTHTIKALEPFFNAAASQFILGQSIPLSLWLSLAPVVIGVSMASLTELSFNWIGFISAMISNISFTYRSIYSKKAMTDMDSTNLYAYISIIALIACIPPAIILEGPQLLKYGFNDAIAKVGMVKFVSDLFWVGMFYHLYNQLATNTLERVAPLTHAVGNVLKRVFVIGFSIVVFGNKISTQTGIGTSIAIAGVAIYSFLKAKIEEEKRQKKAA is encoded by the exons ATGTG GTACTTCTTGAACGTGATATTTAACATCCTGAACAAGAAGATCTACAATTACTTTCCTTATCCTTA TTTTGTGTCCGTGATTCATTTATTCGTTGGAGTTGTGTACTGTTTAGTGAGCTGGGCTGTTGGTCTTCCCAAGCGCGCT CCCATTGACTCAAACCTCTTGAAGCTGTTGATACCTGTTGCTCTGTGTCACGCAATAGGCCATGTGACTAGTAATGTCTCATTTGCAGCAGTTGCTGTCTCATTCACCCACACGATCAAAG CGCTCGAGCCCTTCTTCAATGCTGCTGCTTCTCAATTCATTCTAGGACAGTCAATTCCCTTAAGCCTATGGCTTTCACTTGCCCCTGTGGTCATTG GTGTATCCATGGCATCATTGACTGAGCTCTCATTCAACTGGATTGGCTTCATTAGCGCTATGATTTCAAACATCTCCTTCACTTACAGGAGTATCTACTCAAAGAAAGCAATG ACTGATATGGACAGCACTAATCTCTATGCATACATTTCCATCATTGCTCTCATTGCCTGTATTCCACCTGCCATTATT CTTGAGGGACCTCAACTACTCAAGTATGGATTTAACGATGCAATTGCTAAAGTGGGCATGGTCAAATTCGTCTCAGACCTCTTTTGGGTaggcatgttttatcacctctACAACCAG TTGGCTACCAACACTTTGGAGAGGGTGGCACCCCTTACACATGCAGTTGGCAATGTACTGAAACGTGTATTTGTGATTGGCTTCTCAATCGTGGTCTTTG GCAACAAGATCTCAACACAAACTGGTATTGGAACAAGCATTGCTATTGCTGGAGTGGCAATCTACTCCTTCCTCAAGGCTAAGATAGAAGAGGAGAAACGA CAAAAGAAAGCGGCATGA
- the LOC110604266 gene encoding triose phosphate/phosphate translocator, chloroplastic isoform X1 produces the protein MESRVLSRATTAIGSLPPLRRSMRECNASSFVSMKPIGAVGEGGNLIWGRQLRPYLLLDSSPTGKREILRPNMAAASSPAEGSDSSGDAKVAPVGFFEKYPALVTGFFFFMWYFLNVIFNILNKKIYNYFPYPYFVSVIHLFVGVVYCLVSWAVGLPKRAPIDSNLLKLLIPVALCHAIGHVTSNVSFAAVAVSFTHTIKALEPFFNAAASQFILGQSIPLSLWLSLAPVVIGVSMASLTELSFNWIGFISAMISNISFTYRSIYSKKAMTDMDSTNLYAYISIIALIACIPPAIILEGPQLLKYGFNDAIAKVGMVKFVSDLFWVGMFYHLYNQLATNTLERVAPLTHAVGNVLKRVFVIGFSIVVFGNKISTQTGIGTSIAIAGVAIYSFLKAKIEEEKRQKKAA, from the exons ATGGAGTCGCGAGTGTTATCACGCGCAACCACCGCCATCGGGTCCTTGCCTCCCTTACGGAGGTCCATGCGAGAGTGCAACGCTTCTAGCTTTGTCTCAATGAAGCCTATCGGAGCCGTTGGTGAAGGTGGTAATCTCATATGGGGGAGACAACTCAGGCCATATCTTCTCCTGGATAGCTCTCCAACAGGAAAGCGGGAGATCCTTCGACCGAACATGGCAGCCGCTTCATCTCCGGCTGAGGGAAGCGATTCCTCAGG GGATGCAAAGGTTGCTCCGGTCGGGTTCTTTGAAAAATACCCGGCACTTGTCACTGGTTTTTTCTTCTTCATGTG GTACTTCTTGAACGTGATATTTAACATCCTGAACAAGAAGATCTACAATTACTTTCCTTATCCTTA TTTTGTGTCCGTGATTCATTTATTCGTTGGAGTTGTGTACTGTTTAGTGAGCTGGGCTGTTGGTCTTCCCAAGCGCGCT CCCATTGACTCAAACCTCTTGAAGCTGTTGATACCTGTTGCTCTGTGTCACGCAATAGGCCATGTGACTAGTAATGTCTCATTTGCAGCAGTTGCTGTCTCATTCACCCACACGATCAAAG CGCTCGAGCCCTTCTTCAATGCTGCTGCTTCTCAATTCATTCTAGGACAGTCAATTCCCTTAAGCCTATGGCTTTCACTTGCCCCTGTGGTCATTG GTGTATCCATGGCATCATTGACTGAGCTCTCATTCAACTGGATTGGCTTCATTAGCGCTATGATTTCAAACATCTCCTTCACTTACAGGAGTATCTACTCAAAGAAAGCAATG ACTGATATGGACAGCACTAATCTCTATGCATACATTTCCATCATTGCTCTCATTGCCTGTATTCCACCTGCCATTATT CTTGAGGGACCTCAACTACTCAAGTATGGATTTAACGATGCAATTGCTAAAGTGGGCATGGTCAAATTCGTCTCAGACCTCTTTTGGGTaggcatgttttatcacctctACAACCAG TTGGCTACCAACACTTTGGAGAGGGTGGCACCCCTTACACATGCAGTTGGCAATGTACTGAAACGTGTATTTGTGATTGGCTTCTCAATCGTGGTCTTTG GCAACAAGATCTCAACACAAACTGGTATTGGAACAAGCATTGCTATTGCTGGAGTGGCAATCTACTCCTTCCTCAAGGCTAAGATAGAAGAGGAGAAACGA CAAAAGAAAGCGGCATGA